In Drosophila santomea strain STO CAGO 1482 chromosome 2L, Prin_Dsan_1.1, whole genome shotgun sequence, a single window of DNA contains:
- the LOC120443769 gene encoding acyl-CoA-binding protein homolog produces the protein MSELQEFNQAAEDVKNLNTTPGDNDLLELYSLYKQATVGDCNTDKPGFLDFKGKAKWEAWNNRKGLSNADAQAAYITKVKALIAAVGLKS, from the exons ATGTCCGAACTGCAG GAATTCAACCAGGCGGCCGAAGATGTGAAGAACCTAAACACCACACCCGGGGACAATGACCTTTTGGAGCTCTACAGCTTGTACAAGCAGGCCACAGTAGGCGATTGCAATACAG ATAAGCCCGGCTTCCTGGACTTCAAGGGCAAGGCCAAGTGGGAGGCGTGGAACAACCGCAAGGGATTGAGCAATGCCGATGCCCAGGCCGCCTACATCACCAAGGTCAAGGCACTGATCGCTGCCGTTGGTCTAAAGTCCTAG
- the LOC120443764 gene encoding rabenosyn-5, which yields MSGNPFDSDEDQSSASGEILEGFLCPICRADLKSIDVLTDHFARQHAEEEAALKSFKDIFTKAKKKILNPFEDEKGTSASSPAGSSSSGAAKNPNGNGDRNGPSNARSRLNVFNHMSRQQAGAECSHFDYFQSIRNPRLERYASETNKLIIRLHRLLKDLPADSVQRRQHEQQTVAWLDGSSVKLCPSCAKSFHIARRQHHCRLCGGIMCNDCSKFLPLDDALQLASLSTTRSEPLQQLHQHENAIRLCEHCLWLLDTRRDMHESRTCRPLLVQVYEQIRQLQKEVTPDLDMYLKIINSLNEGDTIFTLADAGALRGKIGQVAEAMDMRSKRILAIFCEPGSREEALKKAIRLGCIQAIKERMLSLPPLPEESHIRQMQERRRMETEQRILTEQRMAMEAYERNNMTANQSGVGVPGPESGSFAQGSDLQSLTNWSAPQAASKSSLDDPLIEQINIIKGYIKQARQDMNFEVVETLELNLRELQREVYERQRQSQGSTAASPTEA from the exons ATGTCTGGAAATCCTTTTGATAGCGACGAAGATCAAAGCTCGGCCAGTGGAGAGATACTGGAGGGCTTCCTATGTCCCATTTGCCGGGCGGATCTCAAATCCATCGATGTGCTCACAGATCATTTTGCCCGCCAGCACGCCGAAGAGGAGGCGGCCCTTAAATCCTTCAAAGACATTTTTACGAAGGCGAAAAAGAAAATCCTAAACCCCTTTGAGGATGAAAAAGGGACTTCTGCATCCTCGCCTGCAGGGTCCTCATCTTCAGGGGCGGCCAAGAATCCCAATGGCAACGGAGATCGCAATGGACCCAGCAATGCACGCTCCCGTCTAAATGTTTTTAACCATATGTCCAGGCAGCAGGCAGGTGCCGAGTGCTCCCACTTTGATTACTTTCAGTCCATTCGCAATCCACGACTGGAGCGATATGCAAGTGAAACGAACAAGTTAATCATTCGCTTGCACCGCCTGCTTAAGGATTTGCCCGCTGATTCAgtgcagcggcggcagcacGAACAACAAACGGTTGCCTGGCTGGACGGTAGCTCCGTCAAGTTGTGCCCCAGCTGTGCCAAGAGTTTCCACATCGCTCGGAGACAACACCACTGCCGTTTGTGCGGAGGCATAATGTGCAATGATTGCTCTAAGTTCCTGCCCCTGGATGATGCCC TGCAACTGGCCAGTCTCTCCACCACAAGAAGCGAGCCCCTCCAGCAGCTGCATCAACATGAGAACGCCATCCGGCTGTGCGAGCACTGCCTTTGGCTGCTGGACACGCGAAGGGATATGCACGAAAGTCGCACTTGTCGCCCACTCCTCGTTCAGGTCTATGAACAAATTCGTCAGCTACAAAAAGAAGTGACCCCGGATTTGGACATGTATCTAAAAATCATTAATAGCCTGAACGAAGGGGACACCATATTCACGCTGGCGGATGCTGGAGCTCTGCGCGGCAAGATTGGACAAGTGGCGGAGGCCATGGACATGAGGAGCAAGCGCATTCTAGCCATATTTTGTGAACCAGGTAGCCGGGAGGAGGCATTGAAGAAGGCCATTCGGTTGGGCTGCATCCAAGCCATTAAGGAACGTATGCTATCGCTGCCACCACTGCCAGAGGAGTCACACATACGCCAGATGCAAGAGCGTAGACGCATGGAAACCGAGCAGCGTATCCTCACCGAGCAGCGCATGGCCATGGAAGCCTACGAGCGAAATAACATGACAGCTAACCAATCCGGAGTTGGAGTTCCGGGCCCGGAAAGCGGATCCTTTGCCCAAGGG TCTGATCTTCAATCCCTAACAAACTGGTCGGCACCGCAGGCGGCTAGCAAATCCAGCCTGGACGATCCGCTGATTGAGCAGATAAACATCATAAAGGGCTACATCAAACAGGCTCGTCAGGACATGAACTTTGAGGTGGTGGAGACGCTGGAGCTAAATCTTCGCGAGCTACAGCGTGAGGTGTACGAGCGACAGCGCCAGTCCCAGGGCAGCACCGCCGCCTCACCCACGGAGGCCTAA